From one Rosa rugosa chromosome 4, drRosRugo1.1, whole genome shotgun sequence genomic stretch:
- the LOC133744355 gene encoding uncharacterized protein LOC133744355: MSSSQIRTLFPNYTLILTSSPASTGYLSINDVRVDPNFSLDNGSMMIYTIDRFFNLSFLEADEASTPAPIARVSGQPHRSFGSVSDLLRSEGCSIMDAFLDAQMIGFNQNTALMVFIAVKDYSRNNSDYSVIFREHVVQKLLPTFEEGLLSIRSR, encoded by the coding sequence ATGTCTTCTTCACAAATCCGAACTCTTTTCCCAAATTACACACTGATTTTGACTTCATCTCCTGCTTCAACAGGCTATTTGTCAATCAATGATGTTCGGGTCGACCCGAATTTCTCTTTGGACAATGGGTCGATGATGATATACACCATCGATCGGTTCTTTAACTTGTCTTTCTTGGAGGCTGATGAAGCTTCGACGCCGGCTCCGATTGCTAGAGTTTCGGGTCAGCCACACCGGTCTTTCGGGTCGGTTTCAGATCTGCTTAGGTCTGAAGGTTGTTCGATCATGGACGCGTTTCTTGATGCCCAAATGATTGGGTTCAACCAAAATACGGCGCTGATGGTTTTCATTGCCGTCAAAGACTACTCAAGGAACAACTCCGATTACTCAGTGATTTTCAGGGAGCACGTGGTCCAGAAGCTGCTGCCGACTTTTGAAGAAGGTTTATTATCAATTCGATCAAGATAG
- the LOC133745876 gene encoding putative ripening-related protein 1, which translates to MTCFFSKGSFLVILLLAICLVSEAQQCRPSGRIRGKKPPPGQCNQEDDSDCCKAGKMYPTYTCSPPMSGKTQAYLTLNSFEAGGDGGGPSECDGKYHNDNTPVVALSTGWYNGGSRCLNNIRINGNGRSVVAKVVDECDSTEGCDADHDYQPPCPSNIVDASKAVWKALGVSEDNWGGLDITWTDA; encoded by the coding sequence ATGACTTGCTTCTTCTCAAAAGGGTCTTTTCTAGTCATTCTCCTTTTAGCAATTTGCTTGGTTAGTGAAGCACAGCAATGTCGTCCAAGTGGAAGGATTAGAGGAAAGAAGCCCCCTCCTGGACAATGTAACCAAGAAGATGACTCTGACTGCTGCAAAGCTGGAAAAATGTACCCAACATACACATGCTCACCACCAATGTCAGGTAAAACCCAGGCATACCTCACTCTCAACAGCTTTGAGGCAGGTGGTGACGGAGGAGGCCCATCTGAATGTGATGGCAAGTACCACAATGACAACACTCCGGTTGTGGCATTATCCACCGGATGGTACAATGGAGGATCAAGGTGCCTTAACAACATCAGAATTAATGGTAATGGGCGCAGTGTAGTGGCCAAGGTGGTGGATGAGTGTGACTCTACTGAGGGATGTGATGCGGACCATGATTATCAGCCTCCTTGTCCCAGCAACATTGTTGATGCCTCCAAGGCTGTCTGGAAAGCCTTAGGTGTATCCGAAGACAATTGGGGTGGCTTAGATATCACATGGACCGACGCTTAG
- the LOC133706571 gene encoding ubiquitin-fold modifier-conjugating enzyme 1, which yields MEGWDPNTKSTLTQIPLLTTKAGPRDGPAWTQRLKEEYKSLIAYTQMNKSNDNDWFRISAANPEGTRWTGKCWYVHNLLKYEFDLQFDIPVTYPATAPELELPQLDGKTQKMYRGGKICLTVHFKPLWAKNCPRFGIAHALCLGLAPWLAAEIPILVDSGMVKHKDDAATSAES from the exons ATGGAGGGTTGGGACCCGAATACGAAGTCGACGCTGACCCAGATTCCGCTGCTGACGACGAAAGCCGGGCCGCGAGATGGGCCGGCGTGGACCCAGAGGCTGAAAGAGGAGTACAAGTCGCTGATCGCCTACACCCAGATGAACAAGTCCAACGACAACGATTGGTTCCGAATCTCCGCCGCCAATCCCGAAGGGACACGTTGGACCGGCAAGTGCTGGTACGTCCACAACCTCCTCAAGTACGAGTTCGACCTCCAGTTCGATATTCCGGTCACTTACCCTGCCACCGCGCCGGAGCTCGAGCTCCCTCAGCTCGATGGGAAAACCCAAAAG ATGTATAGAGGAGGGAAGATTTGCTTGACCGTGCATTTCAAGCCGCTTTGGGCCAAAAACTG CCCTAGATTTGGTATAGCGCATGCTCTCTGTTTGGGTCTTGCTCCATGGCTTGCAGCAGAGATACCCATTCTTGTCGATTCTGGTATGGTCAAGCACAAAGATGATGCAGCAACATCGGCCGAATCTTAG
- the LOC133745877 gene encoding putative ripening-related protein 1: MTCFFSKGSILVILLLAICLVSEAQQCRPSGRIRGKKPPPGQCNQEDDSDCCKAGKMYPTYTCSPPMSGNTQAYLTLNSFEAGGDGGGPSECDGKYHNDNTPVVALSTGWYNGGSRCLNNIRINGNGRSVVAMVVDECDSTEGCDADHDYQPPCPNNIVDASKAVWKALGVSEDNWGGLDITWTDA, from the coding sequence ATGACTTGCTTCTTCTCAAAAGGGTCTATTCTAGTCATTCTCCTTTTAGCAATTTGCTTGGTTAGTGAAGCTCAGCAATGTCGTCCAAGTGGAAGGATTAGAGGAAAGAAGCCCCCTCCTGGACAATGTAACCAAGAGGATGACTCTGACTGCTGCAAAGCTGGAAAAATGTACCCAACATACACGTGCTCACCACCAATGTCTGGTAACACCCAGGCATACCTCACTCTCAACAGCTTTGAGGCAGGTGGTGACGGAGGAGGCCCATCTGAATGTGATGGCAAGTACCACAATGACAACACTCCAGTTGTGGCATTATCTACCGGATGGTATAATGGTGGATCAAGATGCCTTAACAACATCAGAATTAATGGAAATGGGCGCAGTGTAGTGGCCATGGTGGTGGATGAGTGTGACTCAACTGAGGGATGTGATGCGGACCATGATTATCAGCCTCCTTGTCCCAACAACATTGTTGATGCCTCCAAGGCTGTCTGGAAAGCCTTAGGTGTATCTGAGGACAATTGGGGTGGCTTAGATATCACATGGACCGACGCTTAG